Genomic DNA from Niabella ginsenosidivorans:
TGCATTTTTACGGACCTTTTTTTGCCTCCCAGGGCTTTCACAAGACCTACCTCTTTTGTCCTTTCGGAAACAGCGACCAGCATAATGTTCATTAACCCGATAGCGGCACCTAATAATGTTATAACGCCAATAACGATGGCGGCCCAGCGAATGAACCGCAATACGTTCATAAGGGTTTGAACGGTGCTGTCACTTTTATCAAGAACAAAGTTGCTGTCCTCCGTAATGCTGTTCTTCCGGATGGAGCGGAACAGAATTTCCGCCTCGCCCATTGCTGCATCCAGTTGCTTTATGTCATTGACTTTAACGGCTACAATATAGGAGGCATTGGGATTGCCAAAATTCCGGCTCCAGTTATTATATCCTATAAAGGCCATATTGTCCCGGCTAAAGCCAAATGTAGCGCCTTTGGGCTCCAGTATTCCCAACACTGTATAGGGTATATTATTGATCCTCACTTTGGTATTCAAGCCCTTATCTACCGCCTCGCCAAAAAACAGTTTGGCAACATCAAACCCGAGCAGGCAAAGGTTCTGCCCGTTGCTGATTTCCGCTGCCGTCAGGTTCCTGCCATAGAGGATCCTGAAGGAATTCAGGTTCAGGTACGCTTCATCACCTGCCAGTAATGATACGTTGGGATTGGTCTTTTTCTGATCAAAGGATAGCACATTGCTGCCTCCTCCAAAGATGGAGATACCGGATTCTGCGCCCGGAAAGTGATAGTTATTAACAAAGTATTCTGCCTGCTCTTTCGTAATAGCCTTGTTAAGATTGGACTGCTTTTCTTTTTTTCCTTTTTTGGAAACGGTTAACCCGCTGCCCCTGTTATTTCCAAAATTTGCATTCCGCTCCTTAAAGCGGATTGTAAACCCGTTGGCGCCCATTGAGGAGAAGCTTTCTGTAAATTTCTGGTTCATGGCTTTTATAGCAGTAATAATACCTACCAATGCCATAATTCCAAATGCAATGATGGTTACGGTAAGCCCGGTACGCAGCCTGTTACTCCTTACAGTACGAAATGCAAGCAGCAATGTATCAATAAATTTCACCTTGCTAAGTTATACCATTTCTGATTTAAAAATGATACGGTTGCCTGCGGCATGATATGGGAATGGCATTTAATTCAGACCAAAAAGTTTCCGTAAAGCCACCCTGGCATCCGGAAAAACAGGGGTGAAAAGTTTGTTCAGGTCTGCAACAGATTTCACTTTTGTATAATAACTGCTGCCGAAGCACTGCGCGTTGATCGTCCCTGGCAAGCCCGTTCGTCCGGAGTTTTGATTCTGCATCCGGGGCCTGTTAATGATAAGCAGATAAGTTGTTGAAAATGAGTCTAAATAAAGTATACCAACCGGATCCGGCGTCTGCGCACAGTACCTGCTATGGAACCCGGGCCTGAAAAAGCAAACAGCGTGGTAAGAAATTACTGCCGAAAATTGTGGCCGGCACCCGATAAATATCCGGGGCTGGCTAAAAATAGAGGTAACTGAACACGATATTGGGGAACAGACCTATGAGCACTACCAGTATACAAATAGCTATCAGCACCCCTTTTTCAAAGGAAGATATTCCTGTAAAATTATCAGGCCCGTCTTTAAAATACATTGCCTGTATCACCCTGAAGTAATAATAGGCGCTTACCGCCGCCATCAGCACGCCAAAGATCACCAGCCACAGATAGCCACCCGATTGTATAACAGCCTTCAGCATATAAAATTTTGCCAGGAACCCTGCCGTCATCGGAATACCGGCCAGGGATAACATATATATGGTAACACACAGTGCAACGAGCGGATGGTGTTTTGCAAGGCCGTTGAAGCCATCAAAAGAATAATCGGTCATCTTGCTGACCACGCCAAATACGCCTATTGTGGCAAGGCAATAAGCCAGGGAATAAATCAGCAACCCTTCATAAGAGGTCTCATTCATTGCTACCAGGGCAAACAGCATAAAGCCAGCCTGAGAAATACTGGAATAAGCCAAC
This window encodes:
- a CDS encoding ABC transporter permease, encoding MKFIDTLLLAFRTVRSNRLRTGLTVTIIAFGIMALVGIITAIKAMNQKFTESFSSMGANGFTIRFKERNANFGNNRGSGLTVSKKGKKEKQSNLNKAITKEQAEYFVNNYHFPGAESGISIFGGGSNVLSFDQKKTNPNVSLLAGDEAYLNLNSFRILYGRNLTAAEISNGQNLCLLGFDVAKLFFGEAVDKGLNTKVRINNIPYTVLGILEPKGATFGFSRDNMAFIGYNNWSRNFGNPNASYIVAVKVNDIKQLDAAMGEAEILFRSIRKNSITEDSNFVLDKSDSTVQTLMNVLRFIRWAAIVIGVITLLGAAIGLMNIMLVAVSERTKEVGLVKALGGKKRSVKMQFLLEAMIISVLGALLGILLGIIIGNLFSLLLKTGFVVPWDWVIYGIVICTIVGLAAGIYPAVKAGKLNPIEALRYE